The Triticum dicoccoides isolate Atlit2015 ecotype Zavitan chromosome 6A, WEW_v2.0, whole genome shotgun sequence genome has a window encoding:
- the LOC119315180 gene encoding F-box/LRR-repeat protein At5g02910-like: MAAAAHGGGGEFMSYADIEEQFNNMALEGPSAQDGMVCIVSLIISCLPPPLVPAPEADDSDDDHFSLTSSDLEDADADGPAQDGDGQDHFSRLPRNLLSNIMSRLPTKEAARTMVLSTRWRCVWAASPLLVDDGHFRAAEGHSVFDAVRGISLCVAAHPGSIRAVRITRTSFYEQEYALQRLVAGLAAKKIQDLILFNRPWPINMPLPDDILRCASLSRLYIGIWNFPDIPTAHRPAFPNLHELGLFHSMVEDKKFNALLAHCPELKILSFALSYNYPSCLRIKSRSLRVVLEWVCTFDKIIVDDAPCLERLLFESFSERRRPVKIVHASRLEVLGFLDFQLHALEIGGTVIRAGMTMKDGAMLPSLKILAVKVRFSHDKEVKMLHTLLRCFPCLETLHIMSIPSWSADRGDCAEAWNPMGSSNCFSHLKTFVLHGFRGLDREQLFVSYILEKGIKTLGIVCGDSDGVLVKGNAPSGGSSGSGISVCPATSCWSFQHAINLSVEDPFCVLRRDKARIASFAEAMRLCASLGC; encoded by the exons atggccgccgccgcacatggaggaggaggagaattTATGAGCTACGCCGACATCGAGGAGCAGTTCAACAACATGGCACTGGAGGGTCCGTCCGCGCAGGACGGCATGGTCTGCATCGTATCCCTGATCATCTCCTGCCTCCCCCCACCCTTGGTCCCCGCGCCCGAGGCCGACGACTCCGATGACGACCACTTCTCCCTCACCTCCTCTGACTTGGAGGATGCcgacgccgacgggcccgcgcaggATGGTGACGGCCAGGACCACTTCAGCCGCCTCCCGCGCAACCTGCTCTCCAACATCATGTCCCGCCTCCCCACCAAGGAAGCCGCACGCACCATGGTCCTCTCCACCCGCTGGCGCTGCGTGTGGGCGGCGAGCCCGCTCCTTGTCGACGACGGCCACTTCAGGGCCGCCGAAGGGCACAGCGTCTTCGATGCCGTGCGCGGCATCTCGCTCTGCGTGGCCGCTCACCCTGGCTCCATCCGAGCTGTGCGCATCACCCGCACCTCCTTCTACGAGCAGGAGTACGCGCTCCAGCGCCTGGTCGCCGGCCTCGCCGCCAAGAAGATCCAGGACCTCATCCTCTTCAACCGCCCCTGGCCGATCAACATGCCGCTCCCCGATGATATCCTCAGATGTGCCTCCCTCAGCCGCCTCTACATAGGCATCTGGAACTTTCCGGACATTCCCACCGCTCACCGGCCCGCCTTCCCAAACCTGCACGAGCTCGGCCTTTTCCACTCCATGGTCGAAGACAAGAAATTCAACGCCTTGCTCGCACACTGCCCTGAACTGAAGATCCTCTCCTTTGCCCTCTCGTACAACTACCCTTCGTGCCTCCGCATCAAGTCCCGCAGCCTCCGTGTGGTATTGGAATGGGTATGCACCTTTGATAAAATCATTGTTGACGATGCCCCCTGCCTGGAGCGCCTGCTCTTCGAAAGCTTTTCCGAGCGGAGGAGGCCCGTCAAGATTGTCCATGCGTCCAGGCTGGAGGTGCTCGGGTTCTTGGACTTCCAGCTCCACGCGCTCGAGATTGGCGGCACCGTCATCAGG GCTGGGATGACTATGAAAGATGGCGCCATGCTGCCAAGTTTGAAGATACTGGCTGTCAAGGTGCGGTTTTCGCACGACAAGGAGGTCAAGATGCTGCACACTCTGCTCAGATGCTTTCCTTGCCTCGAGACGCTCCACATCATG TCCATTCCATCCTGGTCAGCTGATCGGGGCGATTGTGCTGAGGCCTGGAATCCCATGGGCTCTTCCAACTGCTTCTCTCATCTTAAGACGTTCGTCCTCCATGGATTCCGAGGCCTGGACCGTGAGCAGTTGTTCGTCAGTTACATACTGGAGAAGGGGATAAAGACCCTGGGCATTgtctgtggtgacagtgatggtgtgcTAGTGAAGGGCAATGCACCATCAGGTGGAAGCAGTGGCAGTGGTATATCTGTTTGCCCCGCCACCAGTTGCTGGAGCTTTCAGCACGCCATCAACTTGTCAGTGGAGGACCCCTTCTGCGTGTTGAGGCGTGACAAGGCCCGCATCGCTTCTTTTGCTGAGGCAATGAGACTCTGCGCTAGTTTGGGTTGTTGA